The sequence ATTGTTCGCTTCCGATGCTGCGGTGCAGCGTGAGTACGTCCAGAGAGCCTCGGACGTCACGGGACTGGGCGAACGGTTGCGTGACAAGATAGGCACGTACAGCAAGGGCATGACGCGCAAACTGCTTCTGTCACGGGTCGTCATGACGCGCCCAAAACTGGCCATCATCGACGAGCCGACAAGCGGTCTCGACGTGGTTGCCGCCATCGATATTCGTGAGTCGATTCGCAGGACAGCAGCCGAAGGCATGGCGGTGCTACTGTCGAGTCACAACATGCTCGAGATAGAGTACTTGTCCGACCGTGTGGCCATCGTCGACAAGGGCACGATCCATGACGTGGGAACACCCCAGGGACTCAAGGACAAATATGGCAAAGCAAACCTCGAAGAGGTCTTTGTTCAGGTGGTGAAGCAATGAGGAGATTCTTCGTCGTACTGAAGAAGGAACTGAAAGAGATGCTCACGTGGCAGACGCTCATCCCAATCCTGCTGATCATGGTGATCTACAGCTTTCTGGGCAGGGTCATCAACCAGGAGCAGAAGAAGCAGGCCGCCCCCCAGCCCGTGACGGTCGTGGACCTTGACCGCAGCCAGACATCACAGATGCTTGCCGGCATCCTCACGAACGTGAACTTCAAGGTTACGACGGTCACTGAGGGCATCGTCGACGACATCGTCCGCAAGGTCGCGTCGGAGAGAGGGACTGCTGTCCTCGTCATTCCACAGGGATTTGAGGCCGGCATCCAGGCGCAGCATCCCCAGAAGGTCCAGACCTACACGATCATGCGCAATTTCTCGCTGCTGGGAATGCAGGGAACGTTCAGGCTGGACGCCGCGCTGAACGCCATGAACGAGTATGTCGGCGACATGTACATCAGGGCCGAGGCTCCTGGATTGGACCCCGCCATCGTCAAGCACCCCATCAGCGCGCAGTCGTTTGTCACGGTGGGGACGACATCGGCAGAAGGCAACCCCCAGGAGATTGTCACCGTCGTCATGCAGCAGACCATGGTCATACCGATCGTCCTGACACTCGTGATCATCCTGGCTGCCCAAATGATTGCCGCTTCTATTGCAGGTGAGAAGGAGAACAAGACGCTCGAGACACTTCTCTCGACGCCCATCGGACGGGGCGCCCTGGTCACCGCCAAGATGATGGCCTCGGGCATCGTTGCGCTGGTGTCCGCCGCTGCGTACATGGTCGGTATGAAAAGCTATATGGGCAGTCTCCTGGGGAGCAGTGGTGGAACCTCCGGGACTGCTTCCCAGGCAATCCAGAAGCTGGGCCTGGTTCTCGATCTGCGCGGCTACGTTCTTCTTGGGCTCAGCGTCTTCGCCGGGATCATGGTAGCCCTGTCGATCGCCGTCATTCTGGGAGCGTTTGCCGAAGACCTCAAGAGTGTGCAATTCATCATCATGCCGCTCATGATGATGGTCCTGCTGCCCTACCTCATTACCATGTTCATCGACATCAACACGGCGTCTCCCGTCCTGAAATGGCTCATCTACGCTATCCCGTTTTCACACCCCTTCCTGGCGGCCCAGTACATCTTTGCCCAGAACTTCACGATGGTCGCCCTGGGCATCGTCTACCAGTTTGCGCTGTTCTTCGTTCTGGCTGCCGTCGCGGCTCGTATCTTCTCGACCGACCGCATCCTGACCATGAAGCTGAATACGGCACGGCGCGGGTCAGGTTTGGGGGGCTGGACTCTGCGGCGCGAAGGCATCAACTTCCGCCTACGGCGCAAATAGCGTTCAGGTTCTGATCTGTCAGAACCCCCGGCCGTGAGGCCGGGGGTTTGTGGTGTCGGTCGCTATGAGAAGGACGAAGCTCAGCCTTGCCGCGCTTGTACCAGTGCGATGAACTGTTCGATGCCGACCGCAATCCTCTCGCGGTCATAGTCTATCGTGGCGCAGTGGTAGGAGCGCTGGAGGGTGATGACGCTCTTGACGCGGCTGTTGACGTGGTCAAGGATGTACTCCGCGTTGCGGGGCGGGACGACGTGGTCCTGCGTCGAACGGAAGGAAAGGAGCGGCTGGGTGACCATGCCAAGGTCGCCACGGACGCCCCGCATGAGGCGTTCGAACTGATAGACGGCCTCCAGGGAGTTGAAGCCGAGATCTGGGAGCATGGCGTCCTGATCGGCGACATCCGGAGGCGCCTTGGGCTGACTTCTCTGAAAGTGCCGCAGGATCGGGACAACTTTCATCTTGGGGTCGTCCAGATAGACGGGCGCGTTGATCGTGATCAGCCCTGCGATTTCGGGTCGATGTTCTCCCAGGTACAGGGCGAGGGTTCCACCCATCGACAGTCCAGCCACGAATACGGTCTTGCCCATCGCGCACGCCTCATCGAGCCCCGTGAGGGCGTCATTCTGCCAGGATTCCGACGTCGCAAACTCCAGTTCCTTCCACGTCTTGCCATGGCCCGTGAGCAGCGGGGCAACGACGGAAATGTCGCGTGCAGAAAGATAGTCCGCGAGGAACCAGAGGTCGCGAGCAGGTGCTCCGGTCAAGCCGTGCAGCAGGAGGCAGGCTGTGTCTGATCCTGCCTGGTGGCGGATCGGAGCTGCGGAGGCCTTGTCAAACGGCAGGGCCATTGTCGGACGAGACAGCCGGCTTGTCTTCAGGGCGCATGAAGAGCATGCAGACCGCTGCGAGCACGAAGAAGATACCCGCATAGGGGAACATGACCGACATCGTCCCGCCTGCGAGATCGGCGATACGTCCGACGAGTGGAGGGCTGACGATGCTGGCGGCCTGGGAGAAGAAGTAGTAGATACCGGTCAGCGCTCCGACCATCTCCAGGTTCCCCATGTCAAGAACGGTCGGCAGCGAGTTGATATTGACAAGAGCCCAGGACAGGCCGCCCATAACGAAGATGGTCAGTCCAGCGGTCGTGGCGATACCGAAGGCGAGCAGGAGGACCATGATGATGACGCCTGCAAGCCCGATGAGAATCGTCGTCTTGCGGCCGAGCCGTTTGCCGATGAAGCCTGCCGGAATCGACAGGAGCATGAACGCGAGGGAGAAGACGCCGAGATTGAACTTGGCACTTGCCTCGGACGCCTGGCGGGCTTTGTCCAACTGGGCAATCTGAGCTGCGTCGGTGGGTATCGCAGTGCCGAATCTCGTGATGAGGTCGCGGACGGCAGGACTCTCGGCATGCATGTACGTCGGGTAGTACGTCTCGATGGCGTTGAACGCGATGAACCAGAAGAAAATGGCCAGGCAGATGAGCAGGAGACTGCGGTACTTCGGCGTCCACATCCTGCGAAGCAGGGAGAAGTCAGCATGCTCCGACTGAGGAGCCTTGCGGTCAAGCGAGTCACGCGTCTCCTTGATCGACAGGAACATGATGACGGCGGCCACCAGGACCGATGCTCCTGCAATGGCAAACCCCAGCGGTCTGTTGGTCGTCGAGATCTTTCCGACAACAAAGTACACCAGCAGGGACCCGAATCCTCCCATGAAATTGATGACGCCGTTGGCTGGTGAGCGCTCTTCCGGCGGAACGAGGTCCGGCATCAGAGCGATAATGGGTGATCGTGAAATGCCCATGCAGATGTTCACAAAGAAGAGTACCAGGATGAATGCCGCGAGTGATGTTGCACTTGTTCCAAGCCACAGCGGAATCCATGGGACCAGAGCGAACAGGAGTCCGCCAATGGGCAGTGTCGAGATGATGAATGGCATGCGACGGCCGATGCGCGTCCAGAGGTGGTCTGACCAGAAACCAACCAGAGGAATGAGCGTAATGGCCAGAATGTTGTCGAGATTCATCACCCACCCGGATGCGGTGTACGACATGCTATAGACGTTTTTCAGCATGATGGGAATATCCGAGTTGTAGAGCGACCAGAGGATCGAGAGACCGAAGAAGCCGAATCCAAGCAGGAAGATCTTGAAGTAGGATGCCTTTCTTTTCATGCTTGTTCCCCCTTGTTATGACATACCCCGGAACTCCGGGGTATTGTACCAAGCTTATTCTATGTGTACCGGTCGATTTGCAATGCTCTGGGAGCGAGCCTAGTTCAAGTCCTCGACTTTGATGAGATTGGTGCTGCCGGCGACACCTGCGTGCGAACCCGCAGTAATGACGATCTTGTCGCCTCGTCGTGCCAGATGAGACATGCGCGCCATGGCGACGGCGGTGCGGAGGATGTGGTCGACACTCTCAAACTGCTGGACGACCATCGGGATGATGCCGAAGTACAGTGCAAGGTGGCGCTGAACCAGGTCACTCGGTGTTAGAGCAAGGATGGGCGTGTGTGGGCGATAGCGCGAGATCAGGACCGAGGTCCTGCCCGACTCTGTCGCGCAGACGATGAGCTTGGCCCCGACGGTCTGAGCGGTGCGGACGGCGGCATAGGCGATCGCATCCGACGTGTCCGAGGCACACTCGGTATCACGGGCCTCTATGGCCGTCCAGTAGAGGTTGCTTCGTTCGGTTGTCTCGATGATGCGCTCCATCATCTCGACGGTCTCCGCGGGAAACTTGCCGGCTGCGGTCTCGTTGCTCAGCATGACAGCATCCGTACCATCGAAGATGGCATTGGCGACGTCTGTCACTTCTGCCCGCGTGGGGGATGGGTTTTCGACCATGGAATTGAGCATCTGCGTCGCGGTGATGACTGGCTTGCCCATGTGATTGCAGAGGGCAATGATTCTCTTCTGGATGAGGGGGACTTCTTCGATAGGCAGCTCGACGCCCAGGTCTCCCCGGGCGACCATGATGCCGTTTGCCACGGCGAGGATGCTCTCGATGTTCTGGACGGCCTGCCACTTTTCCACCTTGACGATGATGGGAACATGCGCGTCGTGTGTCTCCATGAGTGTACGGAGCTCGCGAACATCGTCTGGCGTGCGCACGAACGAGAGCGCTACATAGTCGACGCCCGCCCGCAGCCCAGTAAGAAGATCATGTCTGTCCTTTTCCGTAATGGACGGGACATGGAGGTCCGACTGGGGGAAGTTGACCCCCTTGTGGTCCGACAGGGTTCCTCCCTTCAAGACTTCCGTGACAATGGTGTCACCCTCGATTTCGCGTATCTTGAGACGAATCAGGCCGTCATTGATGAAGATGAGTTCCCCGGGCCGCACCTCGGTGGTGAGACGAGGGTGGTCCACGCTGGCCTGTTGGGCATTTCCATCCATCATGTGGGTTGTAAGACGAAAGTCATCTCCGGTCGCGATCTCGCATGGTCCCTGGCTGAACGTGCCCAGGCGGATCTTCGGTCCCTGCAGGTCCTGGAGGATGGCGAGAGGCAGGTCGAGTTCGCCGCGGACCTTTTTCACGGCAGCAATGGTAGCAAGTCG comes from Coprothermobacter sp. and encodes:
- the pyk gene encoding pyruvate kinase; translated protein: MNVKRTKIVVTLGPATNSEDMIRALAERGVDVFRINFSHGTDEERLATIAAVKKVRGELDLPLAILQDLQGPKIRLGTFSQGPCEIATGDDFRLTTHMMDGNAQQASVDHPRLTTEVRPGELIFINDGLIRLKIREIEGDTIVTEVLKGGTLSDHKGVNFPQSDLHVPSITEKDRHDLLTGLRAGVDYVALSFVRTPDDVRELRTLMETHDAHVPIIVKVEKWQAVQNIESILAVANGIMVARGDLGVELPIEEVPLIQKRIIALCNHMGKPVITATQMLNSMVENPSPTRAEVTDVANAIFDGTDAVMLSNETAAGKFPAETVEMMERIIETTERSNLYWTAIEARDTECASDTSDAIAYAAVRTAQTVGAKLIVCATESGRTSVLISRYRPHTPILALTPSDLVQRHLALYFGIIPMVVQQFESVDHILRTAVAMARMSHLARRGDKIVITAGSHAGVAGSTNLIKVEDLN
- a CDS encoding MFS transporter, with product MKRKASYFKIFLLGFGFFGLSILWSLYNSDIPIMLKNVYSMSYTASGWVMNLDNILAITLIPLVGFWSDHLWTRIGRRMPFIISTLPIGGLLFALVPWIPLWLGTSATSLAAFILVLFFVNICMGISRSPIIALMPDLVPPEERSPANGVINFMGGFGSLLVYFVVGKISTTNRPLGFAIAGASVLVAAVIMFLSIKETRDSLDRKAPQSEHADFSLLRRMWTPKYRSLLLICLAIFFWFIAFNAIETYYPTYMHAESPAVRDLITRFGTAIPTDAAQIAQLDKARQASEASAKFNLGVFSLAFMLLSIPAGFIGKRLGRKTTILIGLAGVIIMVLLLAFGIATTAGLTIFVMGGLSWALVNINSLPTVLDMGNLEMVGALTGIYYFFSQAASIVSPPLVGRIADLAGGTMSVMFPYAGIFFVLAAVCMLFMRPEDKPAVSSDNGPAV
- a CDS encoding multidrug ABC transporter ATP-binding protein, translating into MEQALVVENLKKSYGKFEALHGISFEVAPGEIFALIGPNGAGKTTALRIVATILQPTSGTARVYGMDVEKDAARIREIISYLPEEAGAYKNLTGLGYLSFMAELFASDAAVQREYVQRASDVTGLGERLRDKIGTYSKGMTRKLLLSRVVMTRPKLAIIDEPTSGLDVVAAIDIRESIRRTAAEGMAVLLSSHNMLEIEYLSDRVAIVDKGTIHDVGTPQGLKDKYGKANLEEVFVQVVKQ